AACTACCTGAATCTCAATGGCGCAACCGCAAGCGTCACCCGGCAGGGCAACGGAATCCTTACGACCCGGACGGACACCGGCGAACGAATCTCCTATACCCGCGATCAGTGGGGCGGCAACAACAATCAAAGCGGAAACTGGGGCGGAAATAGTGGAAACGGTGTTGATGTAAGTGACCTTGTCGGCGCACGAGCGTCTTCAGGCCAATCCGAACTTCGCTCCCGCGGATTCCGAAACGTTGACACGTTCAAGACCGGAAACACCAGTTACACCATCTGGTGGAGACGCTCAAGCGGCCAGTGTATTCAAGTTGCTACCGCCGATGGACGATTTGATTCCGTGAGCGACATCGGTTCGCATCCGAAGTGTAATTAACAATTATGGGGCTTCTTCGAAGCATCGAAGCGGCCCCGATTTACGCGCAAAGAGTGGACGCTGCCCAGGCACGCTGTCTTCCGATCTGTTATCACGCAGAGTGGCCGATCAAACATAAACGAGGGATCGCTATGATTTCTGAAACTACTACATACTTGAGAAAGTGCATCGTACTCTTAATTCTCGCGGCATTTCTTTCGACCGGCGTTTCAGCTCAGTCTCGACTTTCAACGGACGAAAAACGGCTGACGAGAAACATAAAGGTTTCGACGATAAAGCGCATTACGACCGAACTCGCGTCTGACCGATTCGAAGGCCGCGGAACGCTCCAACGGGGCGGCGATATGTCCGCCAGCTGGATCGCAAGCCAGATGAAGGCCATGGGCCTGAAGCCGCTCGGCGATAACGGCACATATCTTCAATCGATGCCGTTTGTTGAAACAGTGTTTACCGACGAGACCGAGGTAAGCCTTAATGGCCAGAAATTGGTCTACGGAACGGACTGGAGCGCTCCTCTTCTCCTCGCGGATATGAGCGGCGAGAGCCAACTTATTTTTGTCGGCCACGGGTACGTCTCAGATGAGCTCGGCCGAAATGACCTTAAGGATGCAAATCTAAAGGGTAAGATCGTTGTGCTTATAGACGGTCCGCCGCGAAACTACACAGCAGAAAAATGGAAAGAGATAACGGATAAATCCTCTGCGGTTCCACTTTTGCTCCAGCGTGGGGCCGTCGGAGTGCTTCTCGTGGGCAATGGGCGCGAGCTCTACAAACACGACTTTATTGTTGACCAAACCGCTCGCCGCAATATCGCAACTCCTGAGAAAGCAAAAGAACGGTTTCCTTTGTCGGTGATGTTCCTTGGCGATGCGGCCGGAGCGAAGCTCTTTGCAGGTTCGGGGATGACGATCGGTGAAGCGATGGATGACGCATCAGACCTTGAGTTTCAACCGATGGAACTGAAGCCGAACCTGAAAGTGCATCTGCGGTCAAAGCAGACAGAGGCTAATTCTCACAACGTTGTGGGATTCATCGAAGGCTCTGATCCCGTCCTCAAGAGCGAAGCCGTGGTCTTCACAGCTCACTATGACGGATTCGGGCTGCTAAACGGCAAGATCTATAACGGAGCAGCAGACAACGCGATCGGCAACGGCGAGATGTTGGCCGTCGCAGAGGCATTCTCTAAGATGAAGGTCAAACCAAAACGCTCACTGGTATTCGTGTCGACAACTTCGGAGGAATATGGGCTTCTGGGCGGATACTACTTCGCTAAAAATCCAAAGTGGGAAATTACGAAGATCGCCGCAAACCTGAACCTGGACGGCATCGGCACCGAGATAATGGGTCCAATTAAGAACATGGTTGGGTTTGGTGCTGATTACTCCACGCTTGGGGCCATATTCAATGAGGTCGCCCGCTCATACAACATCACCCCGATGGAAGATCCGATTCCCGAACAAGGTGTATTCGGCCGATCCGATCATTATCCCTTTGTAACGCGCGGTATACCCGCATTGATGCTCGTAGGTTCGCCCGAAGCGACAAAGGAAGGATTTGTTCGCCGATTCAACGAGTTCGAGGAAACCAAATACCACCAACCGACCGATGACGTTTACAAAGATTGGTATTGGCCCGGAGCTAAGACCGTTGCGGACATGATGGGCATACTGGGGTATCGCGTCGCGCAGGCCACTGCCCCTCCGACGTGGATTACCGGAAACAAGTACTCAGGTCTGAAGCGCGGTGACTCGCTCCCTGAAGATAACTAGATCCTCCCACGGCCATTGTGGCCAGGGCGGGTGGTTTCGCGCTAACGAAGTCAAACCGTAAATCGGTTGTTTCCAAAGCTAAGAGATCGGATCGTCATTCGGTAAATTGCAGCCGTCAATAATGAGGTTATCAGCAAGATCACAACGGCTTTTGACAACGACTTGGTTACTACCGGTCGGGTTGATATTAGGGGGCCTTTCAGGAATCTGGCATCGGCTGATGAAAAATTGGAGCCGGGCGCGTCGGACAGAACTGCGGCCCGAGAGCTTGTATGAGCAACTTAGGGCTTTGCTTGCAGGCAAGAAGTGGGAGTAGAACCTCTCGGCAAATTTGAGAGCATATTGGAAGCGGAGCTGCCATTTTCAGACGTTGCTGGCCGGTTCGCAGGGCCGCTTGAATTGGAAAAAAAAAGGAGCTTAGAGCAGAGATGAAATTCATAAGACCATTCCTTGGGTGTACCTTGATCATGTTCGTCGGACTCTGTTTTTTCGTCACTAGTGCTGCAGCCCAGAAAAAGGACGCAAAAGAGCGTGCCGAGGCCGCAAAGACCGCTGGCGATGCGACCAAGGTACTCAACGAATTAATGACGATACCCGCCAAGTCGATACCACAAAGCCTTTTGAAGAAAGCTAAGGCAATCGCCGTCTTCCCCGGGGTTATCAAAGCGGCCTTCATAGTCGGCGGACGAGGTGGAAAGGGATTGATCTCCCGTCGGGTGAAGGGCGGTTGGAGCGCTCCCGCACTGTTCAAGCTCGGTGGCGGGAGTGTTGGGTTTCAGATCGGCGGGTCATCCACGGACGTCGTGATGCTATTCATGACGGACGACAGTCTGAAGAATTTGCTCGAGGATAGATTTGAGATCGGCGGTGAAGCCGCGGCCGCAGCGGGCCCAGTAGGCCGCACGGTTCGGGCGACAACGGACGCGCAGTTACAGGCCGAGATCCTTTCGTACTCGCGAAGTAAAGGAGTATTCGCGGGAGTCTCGATCTCTGGCGCAGTGATCAGTCCGGACAACGATGCAAATCAAATTCTTTATTCGTTAGACGCCACGGAACTTCTGACTGGAGAAAACAAAGTTGCGTTCAATTCGATTCCAGCCGAGACGGCCGGGTTCCATAAAGCTATTACCCGGCATGCAAAGACGGTGCGCTGAATGAGACGAGCGCGAGCAGGAGACTGGAAACCTGAAGAGTTTTCAAACGCGGTTAGGTGCCTGCTCCGATTTTAGAGCGGTCGCAGTCGGGCGGGTAATGCGGGGACTCTTCGGCAGTGTCAAACCGACGGACCGCCGGCGATCATCGTTTCGATTTTGCCGAACACCGATAGGGTGACAGCGGCATGACCTGGAAGAAACTTTAGCGTGAGTGCTGGAGACCTCTAACCGCTCGGCCTTTGTTGTTCGGCTCCCGTTTGTCCTTTAGAGACGCCAATGCAGAATACATCGTGGGTCAAAGTCGTCGGAAATGACCGCCCTGGCCGAATAGGTACGTCCGCGAAGATGAGAGAGCCCTTGCACGTTCTTCTTGCTACTGACCACGGCAAAGGCGGAATAATTAGGCCAATCCAAAAGGGTAACGGACGGGAGCTCTTGAGGTGGTAATCGCATAATTGGTTTTGAACATGTCGTCCAACAGAGCGCCTTCAAATGCGGGTCACGATGCCGCGGCCGGCAAAAACTGTCTCAACTGCGAAACGGCCATCGACGGGGAGTTCTGTAAGGTTTGCGGTCAAGCGTCTTCTGCCGAACGATACTCTTTAAGTTCGTTAGCTCAAGAGGTCTATATTCAGCTTCGAAAGATCGAGGCGGCAAAAACTGCCCGGACTGTTTGGGCGTTAACGGTTTCTCCCGGACAGTTCGTTCGTGATTATCTTGCCGGCAAAAGGGTCGCGTACATCAATCCTGTTAGGTATTTCTTCTACGCTTTCTTCATTGAAGTAACGGTAAAACTCGCGGCTGTTTCAGTTGTGCCTGAAAATCCCCTCGTTGTGCAGGCTCAGGGAGGAATAACGATCGAACTCATGAACTTCGGACTGACGATCGTCTGGGGTCTACTTTGGTCCGTGCTCTATTACAAAGCAGACTTAAACTTGATCGAATATGTAATTTCCGCGATATTTTTTGTTGCCCAAACATTTATACTTTCCGCAGCGCTGTTGCTAGTCATGCTCCCGTTTGCGGTTGCCCTGCCTTCTCCTGCCGTTATACACGCCTCGATCGACCTCGCGGTCTATTTCGCCTATTCGTGCATCTTTGCCTACACCCTATTCAACGTCCGCTGGCCCATACTAATCCTCAAACAGATCTTGGTGGCGGTAATTTTTGTCGCGATCATCTGGATACTCTTTTCGAAGGGATACTACCGCGCTTCGAAGCCAGTTTCCGGACCCCTGACTGAACAGGCCGGTCCGCGAACGCTACCGCCCGTTCGCTAGTGGCAATTTGTCCGCCGGACGCTTCTGTCGCAGCCTCGCGTCAGCCGTATTAGCATGGTCAGGAAACGACCTCCGCACATGCTTTATTTGTTGGCGGCCCCCGCGTCGCCAACATCCCACCCAACTCGCTAACGGACATGAAGAGGCTAAATCTCTTTTGCAGATTACAGAGTGTGGGTAAGCGGTTACCACGTTTGGGATAGAAGGATGTTCAACGAGGGCTCACAGAAAGTATGGAATGATTTTGAACTCGCTTCCTGGTGGTCGCAGAAACAATGAGCAAAGCACATTTTTCGAAACACCATACGCTCCCCTGGACTCCAACATGCCAAAAGTTGGCCGTTGCTGCACCCTATGCATTTATCGATGTGAGAAACCGACTGCTGATCTGGTCGCCCGTTGAATGATCGGACTTATGATGCGACAAAAATTCCGACTCTGCTAGTTCAATCCATCCCTCGGTTTCGCTCAGTAGATATTTCTTGATTTTATTCCATAGGGTTAATACTTGTTCATGCGGTACCCATCGACCATGTGGTACAGGTAAAATCACCGGGTTCGTATGGTGCATCCGAACGGAAATCTCTCCGTGACCATTAGAATCTGCGTGCTTGGTACCGTCTCAGTGATATGCGAGCGAGTCAGGGCTCGAAGCATTGTAGCTTCGCAGGACCCTCAGTCGTCGAAACCGCTGTATTTGAACCGAACTTCGCGCTTCGCGGGAAAATGCGGTGCAATCCGGGCAAAATCCAAGCACACGCACGCATATAACAACCAAATCCTCTCGCCATATGCTTGTGCCTGTCGCTCTCGTTAAAACGCGTAAACAACGTGAAAAACGCTCATATCTATCCCACGGTCACTCGCCTTTTCAATCACCTTTTGACATGATCTTTCAGGTTATCGCAAATCGCCAGAAGATTCCTTGAGTCGCAGAGAGATCAATAAAACAAGGTGTTCGATAATACACAAGATAGGTCATGATAATCGAGGAATATAAAGGTACGCCGGCTTTCAACCATTGGGTCCTAGGTTCGAGTCCTGGTCGGATCACCATTTTGATTTTCCGTCCATTAATGGTGTCCTTTTGGGGACACCATTTGTTGTTTTCACCCGCGTTGAGCTAACTTATGCAAATCGCCAAGAATGTTCAGACGTGTTGCGATCATGGATGCTGAGATGTGTTTGATGACTCTCAAAGGCGATTACTGCGATGATCTAGGTTAATTTCACAATTTATGCGCATTTTGGGCCAACAAAAATATTGGTTTCGTATACCGAACCTATAATCCTGTTTGCTGTTCGTTAACTGGATCTTTTACTGTTCCATAGGTTTGAATTTGTAACGGTCTCGAGTCGTATGCTGGCAAATTCCCGTGAAATCTGACGTCAATCGATGTCGGGCAATACC
The DNA window shown above is from Chloracidobacterium sp. and carries:
- a CDS encoding M28 family peptidase — translated: MISETTTYLRKCIVLLILAAFLSTGVSAQSRLSTDEKRLTRNIKVSTIKRITTELASDRFEGRGTLQRGGDMSASWIASQMKAMGLKPLGDNGTYLQSMPFVETVFTDETEVSLNGQKLVYGTDWSAPLLLADMSGESQLIFVGHGYVSDELGRNDLKDANLKGKIVVLIDGPPRNYTAEKWKEITDKSSAVPLLLQRGAVGVLLVGNGRELYKHDFIVDQTARRNIATPEKAKERFPLSVMFLGDAAGAKLFAGSGMTIGEAMDDASDLEFQPMELKPNLKVHLRSKQTEANSHNVVGFIEGSDPVLKSEAVVFTAHYDGFGLLNGKIYNGAADNAIGNGEMLAVAEAFSKMKVKPKRSLVFVSTTSEEYGLLGGYYFAKNPKWEITKIAANLNLDGIGTEIMGPIKNMVGFGADYSTLGAIFNEVARSYNITPMEDPIPEQGVFGRSDHYPFVTRGIPALMLVGSPEATKEGFVRRFNEFEETKYHQPTDDVYKDWYWPGAKTVADMMGILGYRVAQATAPPTWITGNKYSGLKRGDSLPEDN
- a CDS encoding lipid-binding SYLF domain-containing protein produces the protein MKFIRPFLGCTLIMFVGLCFFVTSAAAQKKDAKERAEAAKTAGDATKVLNELMTIPAKSIPQSLLKKAKAIAVFPGVIKAAFIVGGRGGKGLISRRVKGGWSAPALFKLGGGSVGFQIGGSSTDVVMLFMTDDSLKNLLEDRFEIGGEAAAAAGPVGRTVRATTDAQLQAEILSYSRSKGVFAGVSISGAVISPDNDANQILYSLDATELLTGENKVAFNSIPAETAGFHKAITRHAKTVR
- a CDS encoding DUF3667 domain-containing protein, producing MSSNRAPSNAGHDAAAGKNCLNCETAIDGEFCKVCGQASSAERYSLSSLAQEVYIQLRKIEAAKTARTVWALTVSPGQFVRDYLAGKRVAYINPVRYFFYAFFIEVTVKLAAVSVVPENPLVVQAQGGITIELMNFGLTIVWGLLWSVLYYKADLNLIEYVISAIFFVAQTFILSAALLLVMLPFAVALPSPAVIHASIDLAVYFAYSCIFAYTLFNVRWPILILKQILVAVIFVAIIWILFSKGYYRASKPVSGPLTEQAGPRTLPPVR